CCAGCCTCGTTCAGCAATTGCATGGATGGCCTTACTATACATGATATTTGCACTCACCCTACTAATTGAGTTGATATATTTCATACGTAGCGAGGTAAGTGAAAAATTAAGAAAAGTGAAATCCCTTGAGCTCGCCATTGCCCTAGCTGTATTAACCGCCACAGTACTAGTCCACAGCAACCTAGGCCAGGTGTTTGGGAACGTCATGGCTATACCTGCGTGGTACGGGCCGCACATGGCTGTTTACTTCATTATCAGCGCCATAATAATAGGAGCCGCTGGCCAAGCTTTATTCCTATTGCCATTTACACAGAGCTTAGGTGTACGGGAGTTTACCACGTGGTACTATTCTAGGATATTAATGATCTCTCTACCAATTTTAGCATTTATAAAGGGGTGGATGGTGATTAACTCGTATTACAGCCCAGCCTCTTGGGAAGCGTACAGAGAAGTAGTATCCACGCCTAACTTCTATGTATTTGAAGTAATTCTGCTACTAGTCTTGCCGTTTATAGCGGCTACGGTGGCCTACTACAGAAAGAATACTGCCCTGCTCATCCTAGCCGCGTTGTCGCTCGTGGTGGCGGGGTTTGTGGATAAATACGACTTGATAATTCACCCACAGATAGCCTTCATCCATAGCTATCTTGGAAAGGTTGGCCATGTCCACTACGCACCTGCTGAGTTTGAAATTATGATTTCTACCGGAGCGGTGTTGGTGTACATAGCATTGCTAATACTCGGCGTATTGCTTTTACCTCTAAAGCCAGGCGAGAAACCTAAAACTTTATATATTTTTAAGTAAACTACCTCCAAAACTAAATAAAAATTATATTTTTGTATATATAGAACAGTATTTTAAATTTTATTAGTAGTATGACTTATTAAAAGCCTTTAAGGAAAGTCTTCATATCTCACAAGAAGTGTAGAAGAGGTTGTTTTTCCGAACTCTGTTCTTTTTTCTGTATACAACTATGTACGGGATTTTACCAATACTTAAATATACCAATAAAACGCGCTTTATGCCCAAAAAACTGCTGGTTCTGGGCGGCGGCACCGGCGGCTTGGTGATTTCTAAAGAGGTTAGGGAGTTGTTTAAGCCGGAGGAGGTGGAGATCACGGTGGTTGATATGAAGGACAGGACCGAGTTCCGCCCCTCGTATCTATACGTGGCGTTTGGCTACAGAAAGCCGGAGCAGATAAGCGTGCCGCTGGAGTACCTAAAGCGCCGTGGTATAAACTTCGTAAAGGCGAGGGTTACTAAGATAGACGCCGCGAATAGAAAGGTGTCGACAACCGCGGGTGACTTCACCTATGACATCCTCGTCGTTGCGCTTGGGGCGGAGACTGTGGACACGGGCTTCCCCCATACATGGGAGCTGGAGCCCTCGCTTAAGGTGGCCGAGGCGCTGAGCAACGTAAAACAGGGCCACGTTGTCATCGGAGTCTACTCACTGCCTTATAGATGCCCACCGGCGCCGATTGAGCTGGCGATGTTGACACACTTCTACTACCTCACCAGGGGGCTGAGGGACAAGGTGAAGATCACGGTGGTGCACCCCCTGAAGCGGCCCTTCGAGAACTTCGGCCCCATGGCGGCTAAGTGGATGTCTGGCTTCCTACAGCAGCTGGGCATTGAGTACATTGGGGTGGGACAGGGGCAGGCAATTAAGAGTCTTGGGAAGAACGAGCTGGAGACCACAACTGGCGAGAGGGTGAAGTTCGACGCGGCGTTTATTGTGCCGCCGCACAAGGCGCCCGACCCCGTGCTGGGGAGCGATCTGGTCAAGAACGGCTGGGCCGCGCCGAGGAGTCCGCCAAACGGCGATTTTAGAAGCGAGAAGTACGACGACGTGTACGTCGTCGGCGACGTCGCGGCGCCGAACGTCCCCGTGGGGATGGCAGGGACAATTCTACACAGCTACGCGCCGTGGGTTGTGAGCAACATCGCGGCCGACCTCGCCGGCGTTTCCATCGGTAAGCCACCGTTTAGGATCGTGGGGACCTGCGCGCTCGACGTGGGGGCATACGGCATGGCCGCCGCCTGCGACTTCACGCAGTTTGTCAAGAAGCAGAAGCCCTACCCAGACTGCATGTTCCTCCCGCCGTCGCCCGTCACCAGAATCTTCAAAGAGATGTTTGAAAAGGTCTACTTCAACTGGCTTCTGGGGGTGGTGCCATGAGCGAGGTTGTTACAATACCCAAGGCCGACTACCAGCGCCTGCTCGCCGAGGTTGAGGCGCTGAGGAAAGAGGTGGAGGAGCTCAGCTCCCTGTTGCTACCGGTGAAGATCGTGCTGGAGAAGCTACCGCACTTAATGGCCGACATACAGGTCTTCAAAGTGGCGGCCCCGCTGATCTCCATGCTGTCCATCATGGACGCCGCCGACGTAAACGCCATGGGCGCCGCGATGCAGGGCGGCGTGACGTGTACAAGCAAGGCGCTGAGACAAATAGCCGAAAACGGCGCCCCCAAGGTGGGCCTCATGGGCCTCCTCAACGCCATGCGCGATCCAGAGGTGCAGAAGGCAATGGGCATAATGCTGACAATACTAAAGGCAATGGGTAGCTGCATGGAGGAGAACCTAAAACAAGTCAGCGAAAAAGCCTAACCTAGCACCAAGCCGACCTAACCCCCCAAACCTGGTTTCTTGCATGTCTTTCTGAGCCGTCAAAAGACTCTAATACCAATGCCTCTGTGTCAACTAACAGCTTCATCTAGCGCCTTCTCCACACCTCTTTCCAACTCCTTGACGTTGACAGTACGGCCGATCTTGAAGGTAATTCTGCGCCTCCTCGCTGGGACTAGCACTAGCCTGTCCCCCTCCATGTATATCATAACCACGTCGCCAATCTTAATACCTAGCTTTTTCCTATACTCTGCAGGTATGGTAATTTGATAGTTACGTGTCACCTTGACGGTGGCCATAGTAAAAGGTACATAGTAGATTAAAAGGCTTACTACTATGACGTGCGCCCTGCCGCCTTGGCACGGCTAGTAATATCTGGCGCGTGGCCGGCAGATGTATATTATATAGTGGTTGTTTATACATGCCCACCGCGATTGTGACCGGCTCCGGTAGGGGGATAGGTAGGGCTGTTGCTGTGAGGTTCGCGAGGGAGGGGTGGAATGTGGTGGTAAACGCTAAGAGGGGGAGGGAGGA
The sequence above is drawn from the Pyrobaculum ferrireducens genome and encodes:
- the nrfD gene encoding NrfD/PsrC family molybdoenzyme membrane anchor subunit, translating into MSRDMRWGLAGLAVVLIAAGAVLIWQGSEHRHAEVIPWGLLVPGYVFFALMATGSSIVNSIYTVFGYKGPNGEYEKIIKLGVFFSLVTIIPAWIMILMDLSKGPLAAMNMFIHTKEGFSLFFQPRSAIAWMALLYMIFALTLLIELIYFIRSEVSEKLRKVKSLELAIALAVLTATVLVHSNLGQVFGNVMAIPAWYGPHMAVYFIISAIIIGAAGQALFLLPFTQSLGVREFTTWYYSRILMISLPILAFIKGWMVINSYYSPASWEAYREVVSTPNFYVFEVILLLVLPFIAATVAYYRKNTALLILAALSLVVAGFVDKYDLIIHPQIAFIHSYLGKVGHVHYAPAEFEIMISTGAVLVYIALLILGVLLLPLKPGEKPKTLYIFK
- a CDS encoding NAD(P)/FAD-dependent oxidoreductase, yielding MPKKLLVLGGGTGGLVISKEVRELFKPEEVEITVVDMKDRTEFRPSYLYVAFGYRKPEQISVPLEYLKRRGINFVKARVTKIDAANRKVSTTAGDFTYDILVVALGAETVDTGFPHTWELEPSLKVAEALSNVKQGHVVIGVYSLPYRCPPAPIELAMLTHFYYLTRGLRDKVKITVVHPLKRPFENFGPMAAKWMSGFLQQLGIEYIGVGQGQAIKSLGKNELETTTGERVKFDAAFIVPPHKAPDPVLGSDLVKNGWAAPRSPPNGDFRSEKYDDVYVVGDVAAPNVPVGMAGTILHSYAPWVVSNIAADLAGVSIGKPPFRIVGTCALDVGAYGMAAACDFTQFVKKQKPYPDCMFLPPSPVTRIFKEMFEKVYFNWLLGVVP
- a CDS encoding DUF1641 domain-containing protein gives rise to the protein MSEVVTIPKADYQRLLAEVEALRKEVEELSSLLLPVKIVLEKLPHLMADIQVFKVAAPLISMLSIMDAADVNAMGAAMQGGVTCTSKALRQIAENGAPKVGLMGLLNAMRDPEVQKAMGIMLTILKAMGSCMEENLKQVSEKA
- a CDS encoding AbrB/MazE/SpoVT family DNA-binding domain-containing protein; translation: MATVKVTRNYQITIPAEYRKKLGIKIGDVVMIYMEGDRLVLVPARRRRITFKIGRTVNVKELERGVEKALDEAVS